CCTTTTAAGATAGTTGTTGCAGTCTCATGTTCATGCACATGTTCAGGAATGATTGCATGTGGTTTAAATGTCCAAAATGCCATGGTAAAGCCAGTGCCATGGATAAACTTTGCTTGTATTTTACTTTCTTCACCTTCACTACGGTTCAGATCCATATCGTAGGAGGTCATTTCATTCGATAAAAATAGACTCATGATGCACCCTTATTTTTGGATGAAAGATATGATTAGTTGATTTTTGTATGAATAGAGAATCCCATAGGTACGGGACCAAAATCATGCAAGATAGTTAAGTGATTACTTTCGGCAGCTTTAAGCGTTGTAATGCAGGCATCCACCGTGCCTTTTGCACACTGTAATGCAGATTCACTATTTGAATTAAATAAAATAGACTCTATGCTGGGATTTAAATGATGTATTTCAGAAATTAAATCTTTAGGTGCAGGATGCGAACCTACGGATTTAATTTTCTTAAAATCATTGAATCGACTAGCAAATAACATATTATGTGTATCCATTACAAAACAATCTGTTAATTTTAATAAATTTAAATTTTTAAAAACAATATTATGTAAATAAGGATAAACAATACAACCGAGTAAAATACAGTCTGTATCTTTTTTTATTTTTTCTACTGCATCTTCCAAAGTTTCATGAAGTATGACATTTCCATGAAGTTTTTTTTGCTCTAACCAATAATGGGCGGCTTTTTCACAATTTGTATCTTTAGGTCCTAATGTATGGATGTTAAACATAATATTATTACCTCTCGCTAATTTATATTCTTCCTGTTTCGTTGATTAACTCTGGCAATCGCTGTCCAGATTTTATTTTTGCTAACATTGTATTTTCAGTACTACTAATTGAAATTGCCTCATTAATTACTTGGTCTATTAAATTAAATGGGATAACGACAGAGCCATTTTCATCGGAAATAATTAAATCTCCAGTATGTATAATGTTATCTTCGATTCTACAGCTAGTGCCTGTTTCACTGACACAGTAAGCCCCCTGTGTATCTGACGGTATGATGTTACTTGCAATGACTGGGATGTCGAGCTCTCTAAGCTCACTGATATCTCTTACTGCTCCTCCTAGGATGATGGCATTAAATCCCAACTTTTGAAAATAGGTACAGCTCATTCCTCCTGCCAGTGCTGCATGCTTGAGTAAATCTCCTGCGCCAGCCACGTATACGAGCCCATCAGCAGAGTTCAGTTCAGGTACAAGAAACTGGCGTACTTGCTCCCAAGTTGAGGGCTGTTCATCCGTGATACTTTTCCCTTTTTTAACAAGCTTCCATTGAACAGTATAAGCCTGTCCTACAGTGTAATAATGAGTAATATTTAAAGATAATAACTGATGAGATAATACATCACCGGATTTAAGCCCATCTAATATATCAATAATGGTTGATGTGCTTATTTTAAGTGACTTTATTTTATCGATTACGGTTGAGTCTATTTTTTTAATCATGATTATCCATTTACCTTTAGTCTTAATGATTGGCAATTTAATTAATAGTTCTAATCCATAAAACTAGCAAGGTTAAAAATGCAATAATTTTTAATAGAATTGTATTAATGGTTATTTTTTTATGGAAAATAAATTTATATTTATATAAAAACAAAGTGTTAGTTATCTAATAATTTCATTGTTATATTTTATTTTTATTTTGATATAAGTAATTATTGTTCATTATGTTTTTATTATATAAGCTTAGTTTCAATTGCCTATCATTATTGTGTTTATTATAAATGAGGTAAATATTTTCTATAATATTAAATTAACTCATTGTTATTTTTTGGAAATAAAAAAACGACTCAAAGAGTCGTTTTTCAGGGGGAAAATATTAATTTAGTGGGATTTGCCTTGCTCTATACCAAGACCAATTTGAGAGCGAATAAACTGTTCTTTAAATCGAGATCTCTCCATCTTACCTTGCTCTGAATTATCCGTAACAGAGAATAGCCATGAAGCAACAAATGCCACAAGCATAGAGAAAATGGCTGGATATTCGTACGGGTAAATTGGTTTTTCATGATGCAGAATAGTCACCCAGATTGTTGGACCTAAGATCATGAGTACGACTGCGGTTATCAAGCCTAACCAACCACCTGCAAGAGCTCCCCGCGTGGTTAACTTGCTCCAATACATTGATAGCAAGATAATTGGGAAGTTACAGCTTGCTGCAATAGAGAAGGCCAAGCCCACCATGAAGGCAATATTTTGTTTCTCGAACAAAATCCCTAAGCCAATCGCTACAAAGCCGAGGATCACAACAGTAATTTTTGATACACGCAATTCATCACGTTCATCGGCTTTACCATTTTTAATCGCCATCGCATACAGGTCGTGGGAAACCGCAGATGCCCCCGCCAACGTTAAACCAGCAACAACCGCAAGAATGGTGGCGAAAGCAACTGCAGAGATAAACCCAAGGAAGAAGTTTCCACCCACGGCATCAGCAAGGTGTACCGCTGCCATGTTGGTACCACCGATTAAGGCACCAGCTGCATCTTTAAAGTCAGGGTTTGAGCTAACCAGAACGATAGCTCCGAAACCGATGATAAATGTCAGAATGTAGAAGTAACCGATAAATCCAGTTGCGTAGAACACACTTTTACGGGCTTCTTTTGCATCACTAACGGTGAAGAAGCGCATGATGATGTGAGGTAAACCTGCTGTACCGAACATCAAGGCTAGCCCAAGAGACAAGGCGGATATTGGGTCAGAAACCAGTCCTCCGGGGCTCATAATAGCGATACCATTCTTATGTACTTCAACGGCTTCTTTAAATAATGTATTGAAGTTGAAGCCGACATGTTTCATGACCATAACAGCCATGAAGGTTGCGCCTGCGAGTAACAAAATGGCTTTGATGATCTGTACCCATGTCGTTGCGAGCATCCCACCGAATAGAACATACAGCACCATCAATATCCCAACAATCACGACGGCAATGTGGTAGTTAAGCCCAAATAACAGCTCAATCAGCTTTCCTGCCCCAACCATCTGAGCGATTAGGTACAGAGCGACTACAACTAAAGAACCTACTGCTGAAAGAATGCGGATAGGTCTTTGTTGTAATCGATATGACGCCACGTCCGCAAAAGTATAGCGACCTAAATTTCGTAAGCGCTCAGCAATTAAGAACAGAATAATTGGCCAGCCAATTAAGAAACCGATGGAGTAGATAAGCCCATCATAGCCCGAAGTATAAACCAGTGCGGAGATCCCTAAGAATGAGGCGGCGGACATAAAGTCACCCGCAATCGCCATTCCATTTTGGAAACCTGTAATTTTTCCGCCGGCAGTATAATAATCAGAGCGAGAGCGAGTTCTCTTTGAAGCCCAGTAAGTGATATAGAGCGTAAAGCCCACAAACAGCAAGAACATCACGATTGCTTGAATATTGATTGGTTGACGCTCAACATTGCCTGTCAGGGCATCAGCGAACGCCATTGACGAGGTAAAAAACAGAATAAGTGAGAGCAAGACTTTCATTTTTCTACCTCTTTTAAGATTTCAGCGGTTAAGCGGTCAAATTCGCTATTAGCTCGAATGACATATAAACCCGTTAAGATAAATGAGATCACAATTAGCCCAACGCCCACAGGAATACCGCGGGTGATGTAGGAACCTTCAGCGATTGGGGTACCTAGCCAACTTGGATCAAACGCGATAAGAAAGATAAAACCAACATACAGAACTAACGTTATTGCAGATAACAACCATGAAAAGCGACTACGTTTTCTCACTAATTCTTGAAAGAGAGGGTTCGCCTCGACCTTTTCGTAAGCAGTAGCATTCATCAGAGTTCTCCTCTGTTATTGTATTATTGGCATACTCTGATAGCTCAAAGGCAGATTTTAGGGCGACACATGGCTACCCAAGGAATTAACTGGGTATTCGGTCAGACTCTATTTTCTGCTGATTGAGTGATGCTGAGTATTGATTTTAGGTCGCCCGTAGGCGACCTGTAGTGCCATGAGCTATCTACACAACTATTTATATAGCTACGAGATACTCATTGACTGTTTTTCTTCGAGCAGTTTTTCGACAACACCTGGATCTGCCAGTGTGGAAGTATCTCCAAAATTACTGGTATCACCTGATGCAATTTTTCGTAGGATACGGCGCATAATCTTACCGGAACGCGTTTTCGGTAAAGAATCAGTCCAATGTAAAACATCTGGCGTGGCAATCGGGCCAATTTCTTTACGAACCCAATTACGCACCTCTGTGTACAACTCTGGGGATGGCTCCTCGCCAGAAATCAAAGTGACATAGGCGTAGATTGCCTGCCCTTTGATGCTATGAGGAATACCCACGACGGCAGCTTCAGCAACTTTCGGATGTGAAACGAGGGCGGATTCAATTTCTGCAGTCCCTAAGCGGTGACCTGAAATATTCAGAACATCATCAACACGACCGGTTATCCAGTAATAGCCATCTTCATCACGACGCGCACCATCACCACTAAAGTACATGCCTTTAAAGGTAGAGAAATAGGTTTGTTCGAAACGTTCATGGTCACCAAATAGGGTACGAGCTTGACCCGGCCAAGAATCCACAATAACTAAATTACCTTCCGTTGCACCATCGATAGGCTCACCAAGGTTATCAACCAATGCAGGACGAACACCAAAGAAAGGTAATGTTGCTGAGCCAGGTTTTAACATTGTCGCACCCGGCAGCGGCGTGATCATGAAGCCACCAGTTTCTGTTTGCCACCATGTATCAACCACTGGGCAGCGGCTATTCCCCATTTTCTTGTAGAACCATTCCCACGCTTCTGGGTTGATTGGCTCACCGACCGACCCCAAAATACGTAGAGAATCGCGCTGGGTACCTTCAATCGCTTTATCACCTTCAGCCATCAGTGCACGAATAGCGGTTGGTGCGGTATACAGGATATTGACTTGGTGCTTATCAACGACTTGAGCCATACGGTTAACCGCTGGGTAGTTTGGCACACCTTCGAACATTAAGGTTTTTGCGCCATTAGATAACGGTCCATAAAGCAGGTAGCTGTGACCCGTTACCCAACCCACATCCGCCGTACACCAGTAGACTTCATTTTCATGATAATCAAAGGTGTATTTGAATGTCAGCGTTGCATAGACCAGATAACCGCCTGTGGTGTGGAGAACCCCTTTAGGTTTACCCGTGGAGCCGGAAGTGTAGAGAATAAACAGCGGATCTTCTGCATTGATCTCTTCCGGTGGGCAATCAGCGCTTACGCCTTGGATAACGTCGTGCCACCAAAGGTCACGGCCTTCAACCCAGCTTGGTGCATTACCTGTACGGCGATAAACAATCACATTCGTGACGGTAGTGACTTGTGGGTTTTGCAGTGCATCGTCCACGTTCTTTTTCAGTGGGATTGCGCGACCTGCTCGCAAGCCTTCATCGGAGGTGACGATAAGCTTGGCTTTACAGTCAATAACGCGCCCAGAGACAGCCTCAGGGGAGAATCCCGCAAAGATAACGGTATGGATAGCGCCGATACGCGCACATGCTAGCATCGCGACAGCGGCTTCAACCACCATTGGCATATAGATAGCGACGACATCCCCTTTGCGGATGCCTTGCTTCTTCAGAACGTTAGCGAACTGGCATACATCATGGTGCAGCTCACGGTAAGTAATATTTTTTGATTGGGTTGGGTCATCACCTTCCCAGATGATAGCGGTTTGGTCGCCACGAGTGGCTAGGTGACGGTCTAAACAGTTAGCGCTCAGGTTTAAGGTGCCATCTTCGAACCAGCGGATATTGACGTGTCCTGGGTCGAATGAGGTGTTCTTAACGCGAGTGTAAGGTTTAATCCAATCAACGATTTTCCCTTTTTCGCCCCAAAATCCTTCGGGGTCTTGAATCGAGCGTTGGTACTCATCGTTATACTGTTGTTCGTTTATCAGGGCATTTTTAGCAATATTAGCAGGAACGGAATGTTTAGTTATTTGTGTCATATTATTATCTCCTTGCAGATGTTAATAGTATGTCAAAAAACAGTTAACTGAAGTATGGATGGTTATTTTGTTTTTCTTTTGAGCGGAAGATCACGTATTAATAGTAATGGGATTTGCAGTATGATCATTTGATGCTAAATCCATGATTGAAATAAAAATTCAAAAATATAACTAACATTAGAATTAAAGAAAAACAAAGATGAACTATAGTGGTATTAGTTACTGAATAATCTATTGATGATAGTTGTTGGAAGAATCCACATAATTCACATGGATATGATAATGATTTTCATTAACACTAAAATAACTATAATGGGAGCGTGGTTAAAAACACGCAGTTACTGAAATCCTAATTCAGTCTGTGAGGTAGAAAGATAAGTCACTGGAGACAAACAATATGAGTTACACATTACCTGCTTTACCTTATGCTTACGATGCGCTGGAACCTCATTTTGATAAACAAACCATGGAAATCCATCACACCAAGCACCACCAAACCTACGTGAATAACACCAATACCGCTTTAGAAAAACTGCCTGAACTGGCGGGTTTAGATATTGATGTGTTAATCCAAAAACTAGACCAAATCCCTGCGGACCAACGTACTTTTGTACGTAACAACGCAGGTGGCCACTCAAACCATAGCCTGTTCTGGAAAGGGTTAAAATTAAATACTGAATTAAAAGGCGAATTGAAATCAGCGATTGAGCGTGATTTCGGTAGCGTTGATGAGTTTAAAGACCTGTTTGAAAAAGCCGCTGCGACACGCTTCGGTTCTGGTTGGGCATGGTTAGTCTTAAAAGATGATGGCAAGCTGGCCGTGGTTTCTACAGCAAACCAAGATAACCCATTAATGGGTGAAGCTATTTCTGGTACTTCAGGTTATCCGATCATTGGTTTAGATGTTTGGGAACACGCTTATTACCTGAAATTCCAAAACCGTCGCCCTGACTATATCAAAGCATTCTGGTCAGTTGTGAATTGGGATGAAGCAGCAAAACGTTTTGCAGAAAAAACCAAGTAATTTTTTTGCTAACTGATTTTTTGATAAGCGCGGTTCTTAGGAGCCGCGTTTTTTTGTTTTTGCCGCTTGTGTAACGTTGTTATCTCTATGGTCATTCTTTATGATGAAAACTCTTTCTGGTGGGGTTATCGGGAGCAAAACGGTGAAAATACATCCTCAAGTTTTTATTGGTACCATTCAAAGCACAGCCCATTGTGGCGTGAGTGCGATTCATAAGCGAGCCGTGGATGGGGTATTAACCTTAAATAGCTTAGGAATTGAAGGGGATGAACAAGCAGAAACGCGTTTTCATGGTGGGCCTGATAGAGCGCTGTGCCATTACCCGCAAGAGCATTATGAATTTTGGCGACAACGATACCCGCAATTAGAGGATTTATTCCTGCCTTCCGCTTTTGGTGAAAACCTGTCAACCCAAGGAATGACTGAAGAAAACGTCTTTATCGGTGATATTTATGCTTGGGGGGATGCACGCATTCAAGTCACTCAACCACGTTCCCCTTGCTATAAACTCAATGGGTTAACGGGGGTGGAAAATTTTGCTCAAGTGATGCAGGACGAAGGTCGCTGTGGTTGGTTATATCGAGTGATTAAAGGTGGTAGTGTCGGTGCGGATACCCCACTTAAACTATTGAGCCGTAATAGTGATATCTCGATGCAAGAGGCGATTATGATAGCCTTCCATGCGCCGTATGATGAAGAGTTGTACCGTCGATTATTGTCTGCGGCGGGGCTATCGGCGAGTTGGAGCCTGACGATGCAAAATCGGTTAGAGCATCATAAAATTGAAGAGTTTAGCCACCGCTTATTTGGTCGACGCGGCTGATGGTTTATCACAGTCATTAGGGTTGAGGAAAACAACATGCAGTACGATTTAAATGACCTCTATTATTTCGTTAAAGTCGTTGAACATGGTGGCTTTTCTCAAGCGGGTGCGGCGCTTGGGATCCCAAAATCAAAACTTAGTCGTCGTATTGCCGACTTAGAACAGAAACTGAATGTTTCATTGATTTATCGGTCAACCCGGCAATTTCATGTCACTGACATTGGGCAAGTTTTTTATCAGCAATGTAAAAATGTCGTGGAAGAAGCAGATATTGCCCATGAACTGATATGTTCAGTACAAACCCACCCCAAAGGCACCATTAAACTCTCTTGCCCTGTGACCTTACTGCAAGTGTATTTGCAGGATTTACTGATTGATTTTATGGAGAAATACCCTGATATCGACGTGCAAATTCTGGCAGTTAATCGCCCTGTCGATGTGATCAGCGAAGGGCTGGATTTGGCATTACGAGTACGTTCATTACCCCTTGATGATTCAGGGATGATGATGAAAGTGTTGGGGTATTCTCGGCGGATCTTAGTTGCAAATCCAAGCGTACTCAGTGAAAAAGGGGAACCATCAACCCCTGAACAGCTGGTGGATTATCCAGTTCTTGCCAATACGGAGCATTCACAGCGTTACACCCTATCTTTAAAAAACAGTGATGAGCTGAGTGTGACGGTGCATGTCACTCCCAAGCTAGCAACCACCGATATTTTAACGTTATACCGTGCTGCGGTTAGGGGGCTAGGAATTGCGCGTTTACCACAGGGAGTCGTTGAAAAAGAGTTAAAAAGTGGGGAGCTGGTGGAGGTGTTGCCACAATGGCAATTTCCAGAAGATATTATTCATGCAGTATACCCTTCGCGTAAAGGGTTGTTACCCGCAGTTCAGTTATTTCTAACTTATTTGGCAGAGAATATGGCGGCTGAGGAAAAATAGAGTCCCCTGAAAAATTCAGAGGACTTTATAGTTAGCTAGCATTCGGGATCCGGCCAAATTTACCGCTATTAAAATCATTCACGGCTTCGTTGATTTCTTGGCTAGTATTCATCACAAATGGGCCATATCCTACTACAGGCTCATCGATAGGATCCCCGCTGAGCAGTAGCGCTAAGGCTTCATCGGTAGTCGCTTCTAACAGCACATTGCTATCAGTAGCATCAAGGATCATCAACTCACCTTCATTCAATGCGGTATGGCCATCCACAAATAAGCTGCCTTTCAACATCACCAGTCCAACATTGCGACCGGTCTTAGTTGGCAATCCCACGACTTTTCCTTTATTCAGACGTAGATCCCAAACATCAAGGGCGGTAAATGTGCGAGCGGCACCTGTATTGCCTAGATAGTCTCCCGCAATGACCCGCAGTGTTCCCGCCTCATTCGGCAAGCTAATGGTTGGGATAGCATCGCGAGTCAGCAATTGGTAACCCGGTGCGGCTAGTTTATCTTTTGCGGGTAAGTTCACCCACAGTTGAACCATATCTAAGGTTCCGCCATTTTTCATAAAGTTATCAGACTGATATTCTTGATGAAGTATTCCTGATGCCGCTGTCATCCACTGTACATCACCGGGTCCGATAACGCCGCCTTCTCCGGTAGAGTCGTGGTGAGCCACTTCGCCGTCATACACGATAGTGACCGTTTCAAAGCCTTTATGTGGATGCTCACCAACTCCACGATTATCCCCTTCTGAAGCAGGGAAACTGTGTGGACCCGCTCTGTCCAACAGTAAGAATGGGTTCAGGTATTTCCCGTGGTTGCTATAACTAAACATCGAGCGAACAGGGAAACCATCACCAACCCAGTGGCTACGTGGGGATTGATAAATACCAATAATCTTTTTCATGGAGAGACTCCAAACTGGTTTTATTTATGAACTAATCATTTCGATAAACCAATAATAGAAGAGTCAAAGCAGGGTGAGTAGAGGCAAAAATAGGTTTGATTGTTCTGAAAATAGAACAATGAAACCATTGTGGAGTGAGTTAAATGTCGGTTTCTAGTATGCTTCGGATTAGCCAAAATCGGAGCGTTCCTCTTCATTTATTCATCTTAAACATGAACGATCAGGGATACTAAATTGGTATGATGTCTCCGAGTGAACCTGTGATTCCGTTAAAAGGATTGTTATGAAAACTATTAATATCGCCATGGTATTTTCTGTTGCCTTCATGTTGGCTGGTTGCCTTTCTCAACCAGTAACTCAGTATGACAACAATGGCATCCAGTTAGAAGAGTTTAAAGAGCTAGAAAGCTTGAGAATGCCAGAGCTGGACATTCCTGAAGGGGCACCGGATGGGGACTATATCGAACGTTATGGAAATGGTGCCATTCAGTTTAAATCGTGGGTGAAAAACAACTGCTTAGATAAGAGTATTACGGTTTATTATAAAAATGGTCAGCCGAAAATGTTTATCCCTATAAAAAATTGCAAAGTGGATGGCATCATTAAGTCTTACCACCCTAATGGGAATTTAGATACCGAGATGGGATATAGCAATGACCGACTCAACGGCGATTATAAATCCTACTACGACACACCAAAGAATAATCTGCATCTTAAAACGAGTTTTGTGAATGGAGTCGCGGAAGGTGTTCTTGAAGAGCGTGGGCAAGATGGCGAGCTATTAAAGCAGGGGCTGATTAAAGACGGTAAGTTGTACACTGCGAAGTAAGTGGACTACAGATAAAATAAAAGCCAATTAACCGTGAGAAAGTTAATTGGCTTTTTGCTATTGAATAGCGATGTAAGATTACAGCTGTGGACGTTTTACAAAGCCGATTGCATCGTAAACCTTGTCTAAGGTTTCTTGTGCGCGGGCTGCTGCTTTAGTTGCGCCTTCATCCATAATTTGGTTCAGCAGTGCTTCATTGTTGCGGAACTCATGGTAACGAGCTTGTAAGTTAGTCAGCATATCAGAAACTGCTTCAGCCACTGCACCTTTCAGATGGCCGTACATTTGGCCTTCAAACTCGGCTTCTAGCGTTTTCACGCTTTTGCCTGTTACGCCAGCAAGGATATCTAACAGGTTAGAAACACCTGCTTTATTTTCAATATCGTAGCAAATACGTGGTGGCTCTTCAGAGTCGGTCATTGCGCGTTTGATTTTCTTCACAACGGATTTCGGATCTTCCAACAGCGCAATCACGTTATTGCGGTTGTCATCAGATTTAGACATTTTCTTGGTTGGCTCTTGTAATGCCATCACGCGTGCGCCGCCATCAGTTGGGATAAATGGCTCTGGTACGGTGAAAATATCCCCGTAAATGGCATTGAAGCGCTGAGCAATATCGCGGCTCAGTTCAAGGTGCTGTTTCTGGTCAATTCCAACAGGAACTTGGTTAGTTTGATAAACCAGAATATCGGCAGCCATCAGAACTGGGTAGTCAAACAGACCCGCGTTGATGTTTTCTGAGTGGCGAGCAGATTTGTCTTTGAACTGGGTCATGCGGCTTAGTTCGCCGAAATAGGTGTAGCAGTTTAATGCCCAGCTCAGTTGTGCATGTTGTGGCACATGTGACTGAACAAAAATGGTGCTTTTCTTCGGATCAATACCGCAGGCTAAGTAGAGCGCTAATGTATCGAGGGTTCTTTTACGCAGTTCGGTTGGGTCTTGGCGAACAGTGATCGCGTGTTGGTCAACGATACAGTAGATGCAATCATAATCATCTTGCATCTTAACCCACTGACGTAACGCACCCATGTAGTTACCGATGGTTAATTCACCGGAAGGCTGTGCGCCGCTGAATACAATAGGTTTCTGGGGTTGTTTAGATTTCTCAGTGGGTGTGCTCATTTCTTTGTATGTCCTTGTAGTATTTTTATACCCTATTAAGTTTCGAGTCACACCGTTGGTGACCCGAATTATTGGGGATTTTATTTTGATAAATCAATAACGGAGAGTAGCTCAGAAAAGTGGCTTAACACGTAGTCAGGCTCGGTAATTGCGATTGATTCACCATAGTTGTAGCCGTAGGTTAACCCTACACTTGGGCAGCCAGCATTGTGGGCTGCGATAATATCATTACGGGAATCACCGACAAAAAGCAATTCTTCTTTGCGTAAACCGAACTGACCCATTGTTAAATAGAGTGGCGCTGGGTGCGGTTTGGTTTTTACTACATCATCGCCACCAAGTACTAATGAAAAGTAGCTATCGATGCCCAGCTTTTCGAGTAATGGCGCTACAAATGGGGTTGGTTTGTTGGTCACAATCGCCATTGGCAAGTTGTGTTTCGCAATGGTTTCTAGGGTCTCTTTGACCTCAGGGAACAGCTGGCTACCGGTATTAACGGTAGTTGCATAATGTTCATCGAAGCGGATGCGAGCTTGTTTTTTCAGCTCAGGCGAGACCGTCATACCCGCCCATTCTAGCGCACGCTCTACAAGCATATCAGCGCCGTTGCCTACCCAGATGGAGACACGCTCTTTGCCTGCTGGTGGTAGATTTAGCTCTTCGAGGGTTTTGTCGATGGCGTCGGCTAAACCGCCGGCGCTGTCAACAAGGGTTCCATCCAAATCAAACGCAATCGCTTTAATACTTTCTAAAACCGCATATGTCATTGAGATACCTTTTTCAATTCTTGGCGCATTTCATCGATGACTTTTTTGTAATCAGGCCTATCAAAAATCGCGGAGCCAGCAACGAAGGTGTCTGCACCTGCTGCAGCAATTTCTGCAATGTTATTGACCTTCACGCCACCATCGACCTCTAAACGAATATCATAACCACTTTCGTCAATCATTTTACGAACTTGGCGCAATTTGTTCAGGGTTTGTGGGATAAACGATTGACCGCCGAATCCTGGGTTAACCGACATCAGCAGGATCATATCGACTTTATCCATCACATAATCTAAATAGCTAAGCGGGGTCGCTGGGTTAAATACCAGGCCTGCGGTACAACCATTCTCTTTGATGAGTTGTAAGGTTCTATCGATATGTTCGCTGGCTTCTGGGTGGAAGCTTATGTGGGTCGCACCCGCTTTAGCGAAATCCGGGATAATGCGATCGACCGGTTTAACCATTAAGTGAACATCAATCGGGGCGGTGATACCGTAATTGCGCAGGGCTTTACAGATTGGTGCCCCGAACGTGAGGTTCGGTACATAGTGGTTGTCCATCACATCGAAATGGACAATGTCTGCACCCGCAGCAAGAACTTTGGCGGTATCTTCGCCTAAACGTGCAAAGTCAGCAGATAAAATAGATGGGGCAATGAGAAAATCTTTCATAATTGTCTCCGATTATTCGTCGTTATCTGATAGCACCTATAGTTTTTTAGATGCTCCCGCATATAAAGCCAAAAGCTCGTTGACTTTGGCGCGGTTCAAAATATTTCTACTAATGGTGCGACGCACTTTTACGGTATGTAACTGTGCTTGATAATACCACTCTCGGGTCACTGGGGTCTCATGATTTGAGATAAGAACTGGGATCTTGCGCTCAGATGACAACTTATGTGCCAAAAAAGCCAGATTCTGTTGCTCTTGCGCACTAAAGGCATTGGTGTGATAGGCCGTAAAGTTAGCCGTATCAGACAGAGGTGCATAAGGCGGATCGCAGTAGATAACTGAGC
The Providencia alcalifaciens DNA segment above includes these coding regions:
- the sodA gene encoding superoxide dismutase [Mn] — its product is MSYTLPALPYAYDALEPHFDKQTMEIHHTKHHQTYVNNTNTALEKLPELAGLDIDVLIQKLDQIPADQRTFVRNNAGGHSNHSLFWKGLKLNTELKGELKSAIERDFGSVDEFKDLFEKAAATRFGSGWAWLVLKDDGKLAVVSTANQDNPLMGEAISGTSGYPIIGLDVWEHAYYLKFQNRRPDYIKAFWSVVNWDEAAKRFAEKTK
- a CDS encoding prephenate dehydratase domain-containing protein, with the protein product MFNIHTLGPKDTNCEKAAHYWLEQKKLHGNVILHETLEDAVEKIKKDTDCILLGCIVYPYLHNIVFKNLNLLKLTDCFVMDTHNMLFASRFNDFKKIKSVGSHPAPKDLISEIHHLNPSIESILFNSNSESALQCAKGTVDACITTLKAAESNHLTILHDFGPVPMGFSIHTKIN
- a CDS encoding RraA family protein; this translates as MIKKIDSTVIDKIKSLKISTSTIIDILDGLKSGDVLSHQLLSLNITHYYTVGQAYTVQWKLVKKGKSITDEQPSTWEQVRQFLVPELNSADGLVYVAGAGDLLKHAALAGGMSCTYFQKLGFNAIILGGAVRDISELRELDIPVIASNIIPSDTQGAYCVSETGTSCRIEDNIIHTGDLIISDENGSVVIPFNLIDQVINEAISISSTENTMLAKIKSGQRLPELINETGRI
- the acs gene encoding acetate--CoA ligase, coding for MTQITKHSVPANIAKNALINEQQYNDEYQRSIQDPEGFWGEKGKIVDWIKPYTRVKNTSFDPGHVNIRWFEDGTLNLSANCLDRHLATRGDQTAIIWEGDDPTQSKNITYRELHHDVCQFANVLKKQGIRKGDVVAIYMPMVVEAAVAMLACARIGAIHTVIFAGFSPEAVSGRVIDCKAKLIVTSDEGLRAGRAIPLKKNVDDALQNPQVTTVTNVIVYRRTGNAPSWVEGRDLWWHDVIQGVSADCPPEEINAEDPLFILYTSGSTGKPKGVLHTTGGYLVYATLTFKYTFDYHENEVYWCTADVGWVTGHSYLLYGPLSNGAKTLMFEGVPNYPAVNRMAQVVDKHQVNILYTAPTAIRALMAEGDKAIEGTQRDSLRILGSVGEPINPEAWEWFYKKMGNSRCPVVDTWWQTETGGFMITPLPGATMLKPGSATLPFFGVRPALVDNLGEPIDGATEGNLVIVDSWPGQARTLFGDHERFEQTYFSTFKGMYFSGDGARRDEDGYYWITGRVDDVLNISGHRLGTAEIESALVSHPKVAEAAVVGIPHSIKGQAIYAYVTLISGEEPSPELYTEVRNWVRKEIGPIATPDVLHWTDSLPKTRSGKIMRRILRKIASGDTSNFGDTSTLADPGVVEKLLEEKQSMSIS
- the yiiM gene encoding 6-hydroxyaminopurine reductase; translation: MMKTLSGGVIGSKTVKIHPQVFIGTIQSTAHCGVSAIHKRAVDGVLTLNSLGIEGDEQAETRFHGGPDRALCHYPQEHYEFWRQRYPQLEDLFLPSAFGENLSTQGMTEENVFIGDIYAWGDARIQVTQPRSPCYKLNGLTGVENFAQVMQDEGRCGWLYRVIKGGSVGADTPLKLLSRNSDISMQEAIMIAFHAPYDEELYRRLLSAAGLSASWSLTMQNRLEHHKIEEFSHRLFGRRG
- the actP gene encoding cation/acetate symporter ActP, with product MKVLLSLILFFTSSMAFADALTGNVERQPINIQAIVMFLLFVGFTLYITYWASKRTRSRSDYYTAGGKITGFQNGMAIAGDFMSAASFLGISALVYTSGYDGLIYSIGFLIGWPIILFLIAERLRNLGRYTFADVASYRLQQRPIRILSAVGSLVVVALYLIAQMVGAGKLIELLFGLNYHIAVVIVGILMVLYVLFGGMLATTWVQIIKAILLLAGATFMAVMVMKHVGFNFNTLFKEAVEVHKNGIAIMSPGGLVSDPISALSLGLALMFGTAGLPHIIMRFFTVSDAKEARKSVFYATGFIGYFYILTFIIGFGAIVLVSSNPDFKDAAGALIGGTNMAAVHLADAVGGNFFLGFISAVAFATILAVVAGLTLAGASAVSHDLYAMAIKNGKADERDELRVSKITVVILGFVAIGLGILFEKQNIAFMVGLAFSIAASCNFPIILLSMYWSKLTTRGALAGGWLGLITAVVLMILGPTIWVTILHHEKPIYPYEYPAIFSMLVAFVASWLFSVTDNSEQGKMERSRFKEQFIRSQIGLGIEQGKSH
- a CDS encoding DUF485 domain-containing protein, yielding MNATAYEKVEANPLFQELVRKRSRFSWLLSAITLVLYVGFIFLIAFDPSWLGTPIAEGSYITRGIPVGVGLIVISFILTGLYVIRANSEFDRLTAEILKEVEK